The window AAGCTGCCGCAAATGCGCAATTCAGTTCCAACTCAAACTACAAACACTCCAAATCAAAAATTTGCAATTCAGTTCCAACTCAAACTACAAACACTCCaaatcaaaaattttataaatgggGTTGATGCGTATGTTAGATCATGTAGCTCAGAAAGCCACAAACAGCTCAAAATTTCACCTTTGGAATCTACAACTACCTTCTACAACTAAATTGCTCAAAACAGATCGTGTCGTACTTGGGCTATCGATAAATTGCCTATTTTCATTTTGGGCCCTCACTGGCCCATTTTTTGTTTaacctctcttttttattttttactatataaacTTTTTTCACTCATTCAAAATAACTAGTTTTTAAACCATGCTTtgcatagatttttttattttattttattttattttaattttttatctcttATATAACTCTCATTCTACTATCTAGGAGTTTAAAAAATCAGTCTATGAATTCAAGTAAAACTAAGTGGTCTGCAATTATAATACTCgcaattctctctctctggtATTTATTAGTGATTAGTCAATTAGTTTCTTTGAACTAATTaggttttccttttttattcatGGTTTCTAATACCTATTAAGAAAAATTATCCTACGAAAACAGTTTCAAGGTCGGGACTTGGTATAATAATAAATGCCTTACACTAAAAGTAACAAGTTGTGGTTTTAAGTCTGGTAGAACGGAAGGTAtgacctttatttatttatttattattattgcctCATTTCCATTGAATCAGAGGTTATCTGcaagtttaataaaatattttaagtttttttttttttttaatatttaattaaaaagtgATTCCAGAATCTAAAAAAGAAGGggcaaaaaatagattttttttttttacaaattttattctaaaaaaggaaaatcaatGACAAAATTTGtatcatcaataaaaataatgatgatgatgatgagtaAGATGGGACTCCCTGAAGATGATGATCCTTAAATACATACAACACAATATATTAATTGTGAACGTAACAAAGGCAAATACTTGCCAACACAAGCTAATTTTACAACAAAGCACATGTCTGGGTATACATGGCCATGATTAGAGAAAGCTAATCTGGACTTGTCCATATAttgtttcccttttgtttttgtttttttttgttttttttttctcctggAATATACAACCATATGATTCAAAAGGTTGGtttcaaaattgatttttggttcCCAAAAGCCTTATCTTGCCTTGGATAACTGTATAGCTTCTGGATCGTACGTCGACTCATCAGCCCAAGTAAAGTTGTGAGGCATGAGGGCGTACTCCTGATTCCTAACTTCTTCAAGCTGCTCCCACTCAGCCCATCTCTCTGCCAGACCCTCTCCCTGCATCATTTTCACCACTTGTGCCATTGTTGGTCGGTCCTCGGGTGAGCTTTGAGTGCAGAGTAATGCTACCTGAACAATAGTCTCAACTTCTCTTGGCTCATAAGTCTTCAAGTTATTGTCCACAATGTCATCCAGCCTATATTCTCTCTGTAACTTCCTGATCTGTGAATTATCATTTTACACGTTACATTAGATGCACtcagaggagaaaaaaagaaagacaaatatGGTCATGGACAAGCGTCAAAATAGGCATGATATTCAAAAGCTTGAGCTAATGAtgttgcaatatatatatatatatatatatagtggataaaaaattatcaaattcctGGGTGACAGCACTAGGTGTTGCAAGAATCCAATTCATTCTGTTTTTCTCATAATAACAAATGGAGCCTATAGCTAGTGCAGCTCAAGGAAGATATGAAGGTGAATGGATGTGATATGTCCAGTTTGGATCAGTAAAAAATGTAGGTAACAACAGTTAACTTGTTTGAAAATCACTGAAATTAGGCACATTTTGTGGATGACTTGTTCCTGTAGAAAATAAATGGGTAATCTGTTAAGAGCACCCTACCTAAAAGCTTAAGCTAGTAGGTGGAGAGGCCTAACGATACATATATACCCATAACCAAGTAGACACCCAACTGATGTGGGATTCCTTAACATGATCAAATAATTTCGAAGGTGAAAAGCTATATACAGTTGAAAACATAATTCCTTTTCACTTGTAAAAAAGGTCTTTCATGCAACACTGCACTCACGGATCTAGAAGTAGATGGGAGTTCACAGCACCCAAGGTGCTCATTTTAGTGCAGGATCACAAAGTCTTTTGAAGACTGGTAACTGGCAAGCAGGGACCAAAGACACAGATATGTCTTCGACAGGAGAACAGTGTCAATAAGAGTTTATGCTTTACGTATCATTTTTATAAGACTCATGAAAGATGAACAAAGTACATAATTCATTAGGGctaaaaaataatcatagtttagaaaataaatcaatatataCCACTATATCTTAAAAAGGAAATAGGGTAgaaaaaaggaatagaaaagCCTTCATGTTAGAGGTAGGTATGCATAGTACCATATAAACAGCATTAAGAATAGCTAAGTCCGTATATAGTTCAGGAAGTGGCAAAGATTTAAAATCTTACATGATCAAGCAGAAGAACATCCTCTTCCTCTTCAAGCCGAGCAAAATCTATTGCACGCTGACCAGTTACAAGTTCAAGAAGTGTTATACCATATCCAAACACATCTGTCTTTTCTGATGATTTTCCGGTAGACAAATATTCTGGGGCAATGTGACCCATGGTGCCACGCACTTGAGTGGTAACATGAGTCAATTTTGTATCAACCAGCTTTGCCAGCCCAAAATCCCCAAGAACAGGTTCAAAATCATCATCTAATAGGATATTGGCAGCCTTTAGATCACGATGTATAATCTTAGGATTGCAATGCTCATGTAGATATTCCAAGCCATGGGCTGCACCAAAAGCCACATGTTTCCTTGTTGGCCAGTCCAAGCCTTTTTCTCCAGGTTTTAAATCTACATTGAAGGGAAAAAGGTCAGAAACCAAAAGTATGAGCACCTATTCATAATCTAATTATCCAAAAATAAGAGACAACAGGTTACTCCATTATGCAATAATTTTCACCGGCGGACAGAGCCATTTCTAAAGAAAACAATGTAATTTCCCAAGAATTGTCCATCATCAAGTCACACCAGCATGTTGAGATGAGATCCTGAAGAGACTACAAAATTCCGTACttataaatacatacatataattaATATGGATTGGTTCAAGTTACATATAGTATAACTCTTTGTAATCTAAATCATATATGTTCATTCGCTTAATATTATGCCATGCCCACATGTCATCCACACACTAACTAGGCATGTAATCTAAATGAATTTATGCTTCAATTTATGGAATTAGTATCCTGATACCTATTGACTTATGCTTAGAAGTACTAAAGGAagtattaattttgaaatatggGGTTATATGTAAAAGTGCTTCAAGTTTTCTGTAATAAACAATCATTTTGTAACATACAAAAAGGAGTCTAAGAAACCATGAGAGGGTTACAAATTGCTTTTTGAAACAAAACttatcaaacaaagaaacaatacAAAACCTCATTAATGGACAAAACCAAAATATTAGCATGGAGAACTAATAATAATTGAGTACATTTAGGAATACTTTATATGAACCTACCCATCAGTAAAAAAAGATATGCCCAtctgaaaaaaatttatgaatttcTGCCCTGGATATATTCTGGCCTTAGTTAGAGCTTAAATTAAACCTGGATTCTAAAGTCTCAACATACTCGCAGTATCTAATGTTGAATTCTTTGAAATGGCTCGTGATCCAAACAACAGATACTATAATAACTTATCTGAAAATCTTCAGAAGAGAGGTGATGTTCAAAAAACACATACCCAACCCAAAGAATAAAGGTCGATTAATCTTATACAGGAATAATGGGAGAAAATCCTTAGAGCAGGCAGAATAGTTGGATGAAGATTTTCTTCATAATCATTAGGAGTGATGAACTATTAATATTCCTAAAATGTTTGAATGAATGATAGTTTTTCCAtcccattttttaattttttcaatatttaaaggTACATACCCATTCTAGAGGAACCAAATCCCAAAGTATCATTACTAAAGGATTTGCATGTGGAAGCAAAGGTCATTGCACAATGCTGGCCCAGCTAGGCAAAAAgttccaaaatatatatgaacCACTAGATCATAGTTATTAAATCCAGTTTGGCCAGGAATTGGTGACCCCAGTGCCTAAACTGATCCGAGTCTATAATTGTATTGTTTAAACATATAATTCAGTCAAAACTCTGTGGGCTTTTATTAGCCATTCAAGTCAGGTGGGTTTTAAATAACCATCTGGAGTTTTTCATATACTCAAAATTACAAATCTATTTAACTTTTTGTAGTATTACCCAATCAAACTGGTGAACGACGTGTTTCAATTCAATCCAGTTAGATGGTTTTACTGCTAACAGTAAAAGCCCAGCGAACGTGGGCTGAACTAGGTGAGATTCCATGAAACTGAGCAACCCCCAGAAGGTTAAGATTATACCACTCAATAATTATGTAAACATTTCATTGGACCTTTATCTATCTgatttttccaaaacaaaataccaaaaaattataaattattttacctCTTAAagcttttttattaattaattaaaatttaatatttttaccaTGACTCAACAATGGCCAATGTGACCCAATTATGACAAGAACATACTTCTCTTCCAGGTTAATCTAACTTAAAATTGTAAAGAGAATATCAGAATAGAATGGAGTACCACAGATTGATTAATAAGGATATACCTCTTAAGTGGTATGCAACACTAAGATTTTGCATGAATGGATAAACAAGAATCCTCTCGGATGAGGTTGTACAAAACCCTATCAACTTCAATAAATTCCTGTGAACTGCAACACTTATAAGTTGAACTTCTCTTTGGAACGCAGCCTCTCCACCAGGACTGTGATAATCTGTAAGGCGTTTCACAGCAACCTTTGTGTTGTCTGAGAGGAAACCTTTGTAAACCTTTCCAAAACCTCCATGTCCAATTATGTTGTTTTCACTAAAATTCTCAGTTGCAAATTGGAGTTCACGCAAAGAAAATCTTCTCAGTTGGCCAAAGAGAATTTTCCGATCATCTTCACCTAAAATGGCAAAACATTATATCTTACTTTAACAGAGTATCCAATAATTCTATAGTTGTTTGGAAGTATCCAATATACACTCACTGAAATAGAGTTTCCATTATTTAAATACAGTTTATAGAAAAATGCAACAATATATTATCTTAGGAAACTAATGCATATATCAGTGATTTACTGAGCTTATTTGGGAATCACTTCTTATCTTCCTATACTATTAGAGGTAGATAgtagtaaaaattaaataggttaAGTTGAAATATTTTTGATATATCATTATTACAAAAAGTGACACTTAAAGATAAAAATGCCAAAGGAAAAATTACCAGAAACATCAACAAACACTTCATGTTTGAGTTTGCGCACATAATGGTATCGGTATGAAAACATAGCCCCAAGTGCCAAAAGCAGGAATGCACCACAACTGGCAGAAGTTATCACCACTTCAAGTGTTTTCTTTCTGGTTGAAACTGCAAAAATATCTTAAATGTAAGTATCTAGATAATTTGGCAGGATGACATTCTGAAACAATATGAACAAACCTGGAAGAGAAGAGCTAGAAACACAAGGTTGCTTCAAGCTAGGGTCACAAGTAAGATGTGTTCCTGTAAAACTGAAAGAACAACGGTGTTCATAACAAGCCATGTATAAATGTGATGTATGAGAAAGACATACATCCTTTATCTGATGTAACCATAAAACTCAAACATTTGGAATAGAATTGTGGTCCTGATTCTTTTAAAATGAGACTCAAGGTTGATGgagaaaaatcaataaaaacaattttgagAATATAGTTGCGTGATATACCCCCAACTTGTTGGTAGCTGGAGAAATTACATTCTTCAAAATCTTACTGCCTATAGCATCGAACTACATTTATAGCTACagttatttcatttttctcctTGGTTGCACGCAGGGAGGTGATAGAACATAATTTTGGATTGGATAAAATGGTAGAAAAGAACATGTGGCTGACCCGATGACTTTGTTGAGGATCCAATTACTGCAAAGTTTTGAGAGTCaagctttgttgttgtttttgttgcatGCTAGGATTTGATGCAGAAAAGTTAGGGTTGGTTAGCTAGGACTTGATATAGAAAATCATCAGGAACAAGAAATTCCTTTTGgtccaaaattttccaaaatgtgccTTTTCAAACAGCTGTAAGGCTGTCCATGCAGACCTAAACTTTACCACTGACTAGCTGGCATCTCTGTAAATGCTGATTATTCCAACAGACCGTACTCATATCTTGATTCTGTAATTGTATCAAGAAAAACTCAGCTAGAACAAAGTGGCATTAGTGGTGTAAGTAATAAAAGGCCAAATTTTCAGCTGCATAAGTATGGTGCCTGTTTACCTAATCAGTCTCTTCTGACAAGCACCATGCACAAAAGATTCAACAGCAATATGATAAAAATGTTCCACTGATTGGAGTTTTAAGATGCCAAAATCAAACTTTCATCAAGAAACATTACGaagctttttacttttttggtaaaaaattacGCAATTCATAttcatttccttcttttttgggtgggtgggtgggggGGAAGGAACTAAGATAGTGTTGCATTATAAAAAGTTATTGAAATCTCAAAGAGTTATAATTTGTATTATGGAATTACTTAAATGACAGAATTGAAAAGAGTTGCGCAGGGATTCTCCCAGATAAATCATTAGATGAAAGGTCCCTGTcaaatagcaaaacaaaaacagaaaactaTCAGCAACATGAACTTTCACATACAGCACAAAGCTTAAGACAGGAAAATAGACTTAAATTAAGTAGTAAATACTAAAAACCATATAAGTCTTAAAATACATATTCCTTACAGTTCTGTCAGCCCAGTAATGTTTGCAATTGAATCAGGAATGGGTCCAGATAAATGGTTTCCCCTCAATACCCTGAACCACAGATGGTATCAGCTCTATCTCATATTCTATTTTTGGCAATGTATAACAGATTAGTTATATATGTGGGATATACTTGTCTACAAATTTGtgctttaaattattttattgaagaTAAAATCAATAAACCCATGAggatttttttgaagaaatcaTAAGTTAAATCATGTATCTGAGAGCAATATGAAAATATGACCATTCAAGAAACAGAAAATGTAATCTTACAAATGCTTCAGACTTGAAAGCTGGCCCCAGGTGACAGGAATAGAGccattgaaattattatttgaaagatTTAGATTTTTAAGTTGCGTCATTTGTGCAAAGTAATCAGGTAGCACACCAGAGAGATTATTGTCCTGTAATTCCCTGCACAAGGATAAAACACATCCACTAATATatcaatacaaaatttgattaaGAAACTCCTTATAACACAAGAAAGATTGAAAACATTCCCAATatggaaaaaagaaagcaaacagTAATATTATAAGTGCAGAACTTATTTTCCCTTTTATctcatttgtgtttttttactGGTGAATAGTAAAAGGTAACAAATCTTTCATCCCTTGAATATCTCATTCATCAGTCATCAAACAGTTGTCAAATACACAGAGGAAATTCTCCTCACACGTGTGTTGTACCATATGTGAAATGGATTCAGATCATTACAGTTTGGATTGGAAGGAACAttttttcccaaattaattaaaaaatatatgtttatgtCCATGTACGTGCGCGTGCTATAATGACCTTTTTAGAGGCAACttttagttatttttcaaaCCATTCTAACAGTCTATGAGCCAAAACACACCCTTGGGTGCTGATGTACATGTATTTTAGTGCATTTTTATCTGTAATTTCTAGATTTGATTTTCAAAAGACCCATGCTTTCCCTGATTTGTAGGGGGAGTGGGGAagcaattctttattttatcaGCACTATATTTCTTGAACTATAAATATGCATATTAATCATAGTGAATACACTCATCAAGATAAAATTTATCAATATTCAGCAAGATTTATATGTAGATCTACACCATCAAGATGATAAATCAAACAGATTCTACACATGCTAAAAGGAGCATACTGTAGCTTATCAGATGAATGCTGCTACAACTTTGCCCAGTCATGAAAAAAGTGCAATGTTATGCAACAAGATGATAACTTACAAGTTAACCAAGAATTTCAGTTTGGTAATTGAAGGTGAAAGCGTTCCAGAAAATCCCTTTGAAGCCAGTCTCCTGCAAATCAGTACATTGACAAACTAAATGTACTGCAAAAGATAAACAGATTCCCTGATGAAAGCAATGCAATAAAATTAAACTTGGAATACTTGTGGACTATTTCACTAATCATAAACATTTGCTGTATTCCCTACAAATTAACATGTTTCTTCTAAGTTGACGAACTTACACAGATACGACATTTCCACTCCTACAAGTGACGTCTGACCAACTATAGCATGGGCTCACAAAATGATCACTCCATTCTATAAATGGAGTATTGGAATGATTGAGAGCCTTTATAAATTCAACCAAAGCTTCACCTGAACATTGGCAAAAGTGGAGAATccaattgttaaaaatatgatGCAACATTAAAGACAGCCAACATTGGCTGGGGAAAACAATCCAATCCatataatagagttttaaaaaaaaagaaaaaaaaaaaagaaaaaaagaaaaaaaaaatgaatgaatggATGAGAAGCAGAAGTAGTGTGACCCTCTCAGAAATTGtttcttttccttatttttggttgattaacTGAATTATAAGCCTATTAGAGATCTATTAGAAATTGGACAATTTATTTATCATGTTTACATCAGATTCTATTTCTCTTCACTCGTGATGTTAAATGTCTGTCATAGGTGTGTGTCAGTGAGGCTTGGGCAGCATtacaaagaaaatctgtctCTCTCAACATTTTCCTGGAATATACACATTTATTAGTTCAATAAGATCTGATCACCATTACATAAGAATCTTTTTATGGATAGAATATCTCGGTTTTCTAccttttggattaaaaaatctTCATAATGATTAGAATTGTTGCTATTCTTTCTTGTTATTCCACAAGGCCCACACAAGCTTTCTGAAGGCAAGGCTCTTATTTACTGCTCATTGTGCGTTCACCTTTATTTCTACTGATAAATAGGTAAGAATTGTCACCAAACCCCAACACTCTGAAGGAGATATTTaagcacagagagagagagagagagagaagaaaaggaaagaaaagaaaagaaagaacagatTTGCAAGTTAGTGGACTGATTTGCACAGATTAAATGACTATTTGTGGAACTAGATTCCTGAGACACAAAATATggtttaacaaaaacaaacaagcaATAAGTCAACCACACACTTAGTGAAATTCTTAAAGAAGGAAGTTAAGCACTAAATGTGGCACCATCAGTGAAagaggtttttaaaaaaaaattaaaatttggaattatcCATGTAACATAATCTGATCCATATTAATGCACTGAAGACTGATTTGCTCAAAATATTCTCATTAATATAGTACAAAACTAAGTTATAGACAGGACATAAGTTTTGGTCCCTTTGGATGAATAAATACAAAGGTTGAATCTCACATACCTTCTACATCAGGCTTCTCAGCTGAATTACTGAGTTTTAACAACATAAGGAATATTAGCCAGCATGTGATTAACCTTAGAGGACGCCAACTTAAAAGTGATCCAAACATGCAACTGTCGTTGGTTTCCAAGGAGTATTCACCTGGTAATATGATCATACCAAGTAATAGTATAATTAACAAAGATAGAGACAATTTACATTCTTAGAAGATTTAGATGCAAACTCACAACAGAGGGATAGCTACATTCTTTGTTTAACACAATAAAAGCTAATAAAGTAGGAATACATATAAAAGGATATAAAACGTCCATGTAAACCAAGGAATACATTGTAAAACACAGAGAATGCAAAAGAAAGCTTTATCATTACAGAATACAGAACAGTGAGGAGTGAATAGGCCTTTCAGAAAATTCCATAACATGAAGTGATGGATTTTCCCATAATTCTTTTCCTCATTTGGTTAGCAAGAAACAAAGTTAAGAAAAATTGATAGTTACTCTTGTCTTTCTGCTAATACTGTTCAATTAAATGTGAAACTTATCTTGATCAAGCCATTTATTTAGAGGGCTTCCTACTCGTCTTTCtgctaatactatttttttagatGAAATGTGGAACTCTCCACTAAGCCATGTATTAGAGGCTTCATTGAAAAGAGATTATTGTTcctagaaaaagaaataatttaataGGCCGTTCACCATAAGCAGTAAAAACTGTTCATGACTGAACATTTGTAAAGTGCTGACACACACTCAATAACCCTTGATGTTAAACTTCCCTCCAATGCATATGACACTTTCATTATCCCTCATGATATCCATGGACTTGTCACTGTAAGATCAGAGTGGACAAAGaaaagtaaccaaaaaaaaaaaaaaaagaggtttaaagACATTTTGGTTCCTTTTACTTTTGGGTTGTTGTCGTTAAACATACATcgttttaaagaaaattatggaaaaaaataa of the Quercus robur chromosome 10, dhQueRobu3.1, whole genome shotgun sequence genome contains:
- the LOC126701772 gene encoding probable LRR receptor-like serine/threonine-protein kinase At5g63710, with protein sequence MAAKTSEYSLETNDSCMFGSLLSWRPLRLITCWLIFLMLLKLSNSAEKPDVEGEALVEFIKALNHSNTPFIEWSDHFVSPCYSWSDVTCRSGNVVSVRLASKGFSGTLSPSITKLKFLVNLELQDNNLSGVLPDYFAQMTQLKNLNLSNNNFNGSIPVTWGQLSSLKHLVLRGNHLSGPIPDSIANITGLTELDLSSNDLSGRIPAQLFSILSFNFTGTHLTCDPSLKQPCVSSSSLPVSTRKKTLEVVITSASCGAFLLLALGAMFSYRYHYVRKLKHEVFVDVSGEDDRKILFGQLRRFSLRELQFATENFSENNIIGHGGFGKVYKGFLSDNTKVAVKRLTDYHSPGGEAAFQREVQLISVAVHRNLLKLIGFCTTSSERILVYPFMQNLSVAYHLRDLKPGEKGLDWPTRKHVAFGAAHGLEYLHEHCNPKIIHRDLKAANILLDDDFEPVLGDFGLAKLVDTKLTHVTTQVRGTMGHIAPEYLSTGKSSEKTDVFGYGITLLELVTGQRAIDFARLEEEEDVLLLDHIRKLQREYRLDDIVDNNLKTYEPREVETIVQVALLCTQSSPEDRPTMAQVVKMMQGEGLAERWAEWEQLEEVRNQEYALMPHNFTWADESTYDPEAIQLSKAR